A stretch of Rubinisphaera margarita DNA encodes these proteins:
- a CDS encoding sigma-54-dependent transcriptional regulator encodes MTDPNDTVKQAASMDNNPEQIWSEPEEFSTEMTPADATILIELQRELVTLMREAGTGTGQFLDSGLTALQRHLGAQGIIVLQREQNWTERASVSPRFVGKYEESLLDRAIETQRAVFLRDVPAASWAQIFVPLSPDSILVLAGRKFGPSDLEVAHLAGELLETLRQTLDGLNQLQLTTSVRAAAEQSEREFQLERARGDSELIGASEFLSTLKEQTGALTQLEFPLCLSGEPGAGKRAVGRYLHWRKSESPGLLVEFSPGNTDGWEQLRAVANDPGQGTILLNNVELLSHDQQEELRQLLGSAEIVPSSLRRTWLIVTTTADLQREVDAERFQESLYRRLTVCSLKVPALQTRADDVLPLAQHFLQQAFRMAGRAIPELSHAACEALLQHSWPGNVAELRTVMERLVWRGTGDTINANDLLTELKWIRLSDPSEEFTTLSDATIEFQRAYIRAAISKARGNMTEASRMLGLHRTNFYRKMHQLDMVEAGSTPQAALDS; translated from the coding sequence TTGACGGACCCGAACGACACCGTGAAGCAGGCGGCTTCGATGGATAACAATCCGGAACAGATCTGGTCGGAGCCGGAAGAGTTCTCGACCGAGATGACACCGGCTGACGCGACGATCTTGATTGAGTTGCAGCGGGAACTCGTGACGCTGATGCGGGAAGCCGGAACGGGTACCGGCCAGTTCCTGGACTCCGGGCTCACCGCTCTGCAACGTCATCTGGGTGCTCAGGGGATCATTGTTCTTCAGCGCGAGCAGAACTGGACCGAACGGGCGAGCGTCAGCCCTCGCTTCGTGGGCAAATATGAAGAGTCTCTCCTCGACCGGGCAATCGAAACACAGCGAGCCGTTTTTCTCCGCGATGTTCCGGCGGCGAGCTGGGCTCAGATTTTCGTGCCGTTGTCGCCGGACTCGATCCTCGTTCTGGCTGGCCGGAAGTTCGGACCGAGTGACCTCGAAGTCGCCCACCTGGCCGGGGAACTCTTGGAGACTCTCAGACAAACTCTGGATGGCCTGAACCAACTCCAGTTGACCACAAGCGTGCGGGCGGCGGCTGAGCAGAGCGAACGCGAGTTCCAACTGGAACGTGCCCGCGGCGACTCGGAGTTGATCGGAGCCAGTGAGTTTCTATCGACGCTGAAAGAACAGACCGGTGCGCTGACTCAACTCGAGTTCCCATTATGCCTGTCAGGGGAGCCGGGCGCAGGCAAGAGGGCGGTCGGCCGCTACCTGCATTGGCGCAAGTCCGAGTCGCCCGGGTTGCTTGTTGAATTTTCGCCAGGGAACACAGACGGATGGGAGCAGCTGCGAGCTGTCGCCAACGATCCGGGTCAAGGGACGATCCTGCTCAACAATGTAGAGCTTCTGAGTCACGATCAGCAGGAGGAACTGCGGCAGCTTCTGGGATCGGCCGAGATTGTTCCGTCGTCTCTGCGAAGAACCTGGTTGATCGTAACCACCACGGCCGATCTGCAGCGTGAGGTCGATGCGGAGCGGTTTCAGGAATCGCTTTACCGTCGGCTCACGGTTTGTTCGCTGAAGGTCCCTGCCCTGCAGACGCGGGCCGATGATGTCCTTCCGCTTGCGCAGCATTTCCTTCAGCAGGCGTTTCGAATGGCCGGGCGTGCGATCCCCGAACTTTCTCACGCCGCCTGCGAGGCGCTTCTACAGCATTCCTGGCCGGGCAATGTCGCGGAGTTGCGGACGGTTATGGAGCGGCTCGTGTGGCGCGGGACGGGAGACACGATCAACGCCAACGACCTGCTGACGGAACTGAAGTGGATTCGGCTGTCCGATCCTTCCGAGGAATTCACCACGCTGAGCGATGCGACAATCGAGTTTCAACGGGCTTACATACGGGCGGCGATCTCGAAAGCGCGCGGAAATATGACAGAAGCATCGCGGATGCTGGGACTGCATCGCACGAACTTTTATCGGAAGATGCATCAACTTGACATGGTCGAGGCCGGTTCGACACCGCAGGCCGCACTCGATTCGTAA
- a CDS encoding sulfatase-like hydrolase/transferase: protein MLIIYTDDQGTLDAKCYGSADLQTPGIDRLAETGVRFTQMYAPSCICSASRAGLLTGRFPVRAGVPSNVSSQEGKSGMPPTEYTVGEVFQDAGYTTAHVGKWHLGYTPETMPNAQGFASSFGHMGGCIDNYSHFFYWHGPNRHDLWRNGEEIFEDGQFFPDLTVREVKAAIESANDKPFLIYWAINVPHYPYQGTDKWRNEYADLPTPRREYAAFVSTMDEKVGEVLDYLEEHNLRENTIVVFQSDHGHSTEERAFFGGGNAGPYRGAKGCLFEGGIRVPSVVSWPKGLAQGEVRDQMVTGCDWLPTLAALAGISPGTAHLDGKDLSEVLRSASAPSPHKEFFWQMGNGKNAQWAVRQGDWKLLGNCRDTSNRGGLSQSDKDLFLANLKADPGEMTNVAEDHSEVVEKLKQIRERSLEGIQN from the coding sequence GTGCTCATCATCTACACCGATGATCAGGGAACGCTGGATGCGAAATGCTATGGATCGGCGGATCTGCAGACGCCGGGTATTGATCGACTGGCTGAGACCGGGGTGCGGTTTACGCAGATGTATGCTCCGAGTTGTATCTGCTCGGCGTCTCGGGCGGGGTTGTTGACGGGGCGGTTTCCGGTGCGAGCCGGGGTGCCTTCGAATGTGAGTTCGCAGGAAGGCAAGTCCGGTATGCCGCCGACGGAGTATACGGTTGGCGAAGTCTTTCAGGATGCCGGGTACACGACGGCACATGTCGGCAAATGGCATCTGGGATACACCCCCGAGACGATGCCGAATGCTCAGGGCTTTGCGAGTTCGTTCGGGCACATGGGAGGCTGCATCGATAACTACTCACACTTCTTCTACTGGCACGGCCCGAATCGACATGACTTGTGGCGGAATGGCGAGGAGATCTTTGAGGATGGTCAGTTCTTTCCCGACTTAACCGTTCGCGAAGTGAAGGCGGCCATCGAGAGCGCGAACGACAAACCGTTCCTGATTTACTGGGCGATCAACGTGCCCCATTATCCGTATCAGGGAACCGACAAATGGCGGAATGAATACGCCGACCTGCCAACACCGCGGCGCGAGTATGCGGCGTTCGTCTCCACAATGGACGAGAAAGTCGGTGAGGTTCTGGATTACCTCGAAGAACACAACCTCCGGGAAAACACGATTGTCGTCTTCCAGTCTGACCATGGGCATTCCACGGAAGAGCGGGCGTTTTTCGGGGGCGGCAACGCCGGTCCTTATCGCGGCGCGAAAGGTTGCCTGTTCGAGGGTGGGATTCGCGTGCCGTCGGTCGTTTCCTGGCCGAAGGGGCTGGCGCAGGGCGAGGTTCGCGATCAGATGGTTACCGGCTGCGACTGGCTGCCGACTCTGGCAGCGCTCGCCGGCATTTCGCCAGGCACCGCTCATCTGGATGGGAAGGATCTGTCTGAGGTCCTCCGATCCGCGTCCGCTCCTTCCCCACACAAGGAGTTCTTCTGGCAGATGGGCAATGGAAAGAATGCTCAATGGGCGGTTCGTCAGGGGGACTGGAAACTGCTCGGCAACTGCCGAGACACCAGCAACCGGGGCGGCCTGTCACAGTCCGACAAGGACTTGTTTCTGGCAAACCTGAAGGCGGATCCGGGAGAGATGACGAATGTTGCGGAGGACCATTCCGAAGTGGTCGAGAAACTGAAGCAGATTCGGGAGCGCTCGCTGGAAGGAATCCAGAATTGA